One Pseudonocardia sediminis DNA window includes the following coding sequences:
- a CDS encoding AMP-binding protein, whose translation MTTGTPLVPSYASGVSDTPLLGDTIGDNFDRTAAAYPDVDALVEVSTGRRWTYVQLREDVDKVACGLLQAGLQVGDRLGIWAPNMAEWTLVQYATAKIGVVLVNINPSYRTHELEFVLNQAGISVLVAAREFKTSDYAGMIEQVRPNCPDLRKVVIIGSPEWDEVAAGGDAGDRVRLAETQAGLSTDDPINIQYTSGTTGFPKGATLSHHNILNNGHSLGRILGYGPDDRVCIPVPFYHCFGMVMGNLGCTTNGATMVIPAQGFDPKATLHAVAQERCTSLYGVPTMFIAELNDPEFGSYDLSSLRTGIMAGSPCPVEVMKQVVDRMGMTEVTIAYGMTETSPVSTQTRRDDSLELRVSTVGRVLPHLEVKVVDPETGATLPRNTPGELCTRGYSVMLGYWNQQEKTDEVLDRARWMHTGDIAVMDDDGYVNITGRIKDMVIRGGENVYPREIEEFLYTHPDILDAQVIGVPDVKYGEELCAWITQREGTTPLDAAAVREFATGKLAHYKIPRYVMVVDEFPMTVTGKVRKVEMRASSVETLGLGDAAGVRTA comes from the coding sequence GTGACCACCGGAACCCCACTCGTGCCCTCCTACGCCTCCGGCGTCTCGGACACCCCGCTGCTCGGCGACACCATCGGCGACAACTTCGACCGCACCGCCGCGGCGTACCCCGACGTCGACGCGCTCGTGGAGGTCTCGACCGGGCGCCGGTGGACCTACGTGCAGCTGCGCGAGGACGTCGACAAGGTCGCGTGCGGGCTGCTGCAGGCGGGCCTGCAGGTCGGGGACCGCCTGGGCATCTGGGCGCCGAACATGGCCGAGTGGACGCTGGTCCAGTACGCGACGGCGAAGATCGGCGTCGTCCTCGTCAACATCAACCCCTCCTACCGGACGCACGAGCTGGAGTTCGTGCTGAACCAGGCGGGGATCTCGGTGCTGGTCGCGGCGCGGGAGTTCAAGACCTCCGACTACGCCGGGATGATCGAGCAGGTCCGCCCGAACTGCCCCGACCTGCGCAAGGTCGTGATCATCGGCTCGCCGGAGTGGGACGAGGTCGCGGCCGGCGGCGACGCCGGGGACCGGGTCCGGCTCGCCGAGACCCAGGCCGGGCTCTCGACCGACGACCCGATCAACATCCAGTACACCTCGGGCACCACCGGGTTCCCGAAGGGCGCGACGCTGTCGCACCACAACATCCTCAACAACGGTCACTCGCTGGGGCGGATCCTCGGCTACGGCCCGGACGACCGCGTGTGCATCCCGGTGCCCTTCTACCACTGCTTCGGCATGGTGATGGGCAACCTGGGCTGCACCACCAACGGCGCGACGATGGTCATCCCGGCGCAGGGCTTCGACCCGAAGGCGACGCTGCACGCCGTCGCGCAGGAGCGGTGCACCTCGCTCTACGGCGTCCCGACGATGTTCATCGCCGAGCTCAACGACCCGGAGTTCGGGTCCTACGACCTGTCCTCCCTGCGCACCGGGATCATGGCCGGCTCGCCGTGCCCGGTGGAGGTCATGAAGCAGGTCGTCGACCGGATGGGCATGACCGAGGTGACGATCGCCTACGGCATGACCGAGACCTCCCCGGTCTCCACCCAGACCCGCCGCGACGACTCGCTCGAGCTGCGCGTGTCCACCGTCGGGCGGGTGCTGCCGCACCTCGAGGTGAAGGTCGTCGACCCCGAGACCGGGGCCACGCTGCCCCGCAACACCCCGGGTGAGCTCTGCACCCGCGGCTACTCGGTGATGCTCGGCTACTGGAACCAGCAGGAGAAGACCGACGAGGTCCTCGACCGTGCGCGCTGGATGCACACCGGCGACATCGCGGTGATGGACGACGACGGCTACGTCAACATCACCGGCCGGATCAAGGACATGGTCATCCGGGGCGGCGAGAACGTGTACCCGCGCGAGATCGAGGAGTTCCTCTACACCCACCCGGACATCCTCGACGCCCAGGTCATCGGGGTCCCGGACGTGAAGTACGGCGAGGAGCTGTGCGCCTGGATCACCCAGCGCGAGGGCACCACCCCGCTCGACGCCGCCGCGGTGCGCGAGTTCGCCACCGGCAAGCTCGCGCACTACAAGATCCCGCGCTACGTGATGGTCGTCGACGAGTTCCCGATGACGGTCACCGGCAAGGTCCGCAAGGTCGAGATGCGGGCGTCCTCGGTCGAGACGCTGGGCCTCGGCGACGCGGCGGGCGTGCGGACCGCCTGA
- the serS gene encoding serine--tRNA ligase, with amino-acid sequence MHDPRVLLDPAADAVRKLSRRGFTLDLAYLEKVFSGRNAAIQRGDEARAESKRLSTAVKGATPEERPALVQASRDLKTTVSEADEEQKRLDAELTEFLLGIPNLPADELPDGASDADAELVRTWGEPLPAEGARDHVELGESLGILDLARATKLAGPRFAVLCGKGPALERALARYFLDVATGRHGYTEFSVPTLVNRETMTGTGQLPKFEQDLFRTGVADRDLFLIPTAEVPLTNLHARETLVAEDLPLAYTAHTPCFRSEAGSYGRDTKGLIRLHEFSKVELVRIVRPEDSRTELELLLSHAETVMQELGLAYRVVKLAAGDIGFSAEMTYDIEVWLPGQGAYREIASASDFGSFQARRASIRTKAKDGTRGFAATLNSSGLPIGRTLVALLEQGQQPDGSVTIPPVLVPYCGFDRLVPA; translated from the coding sequence ATGCACGATCCCCGCGTCCTGCTCGACCCCGCCGCCGACGCCGTACGCAAGCTCTCACGCCGCGGCTTCACCCTCGATCTCGCGTACCTGGAGAAGGTCTTCTCCGGTCGCAACGCCGCCATCCAGCGCGGCGACGAGGCGCGCGCGGAGTCCAAGCGGCTCTCGACCGCGGTGAAGGGCGCGACGCCGGAGGAGCGTCCGGCCCTGGTCCAGGCGTCGCGGGACCTGAAGACGACGGTCTCGGAGGCCGACGAGGAGCAGAAGCGTCTCGACGCCGAGCTCACCGAGTTCCTCCTCGGCATCCCGAACCTGCCCGCCGACGAGCTGCCCGACGGCGCCAGCGACGCCGACGCCGAGCTGGTCCGCACCTGGGGCGAGCCGCTGCCCGCCGAGGGCGCGCGCGACCACGTCGAGCTGGGCGAGAGCCTCGGGATCCTGGACCTGGCGCGGGCCACGAAGCTCGCCGGACCGCGCTTTGCCGTGCTGTGCGGCAAGGGTCCGGCGCTGGAGCGGGCGCTCGCGCGCTACTTCCTCGACGTCGCCACCGGGCGTCACGGCTACACCGAGTTCTCGGTCCCGACGCTGGTCAACCGCGAGACGATGACCGGCACCGGGCAGCTGCCGAAGTTCGAGCAGGACCTGTTCCGCACCGGCGTCGCCGACCGGGACCTGTTCCTGATCCCGACCGCCGAGGTCCCGCTGACGAACCTGCACGCGCGCGAGACCCTCGTCGCCGAGGACCTCCCACTGGCCTACACCGCGCACACGCCGTGCTTCCGTTCGGAGGCCGGCAGCTACGGCCGCGACACCAAGGGCCTGATCCGGCTGCACGAGTTCTCGAAGGTCGAGCTCGTCCGGATCGTGCGCCCGGAGGACTCGCGGACGGAGCTGGAGCTGCTGCTCTCCCACGCCGAGACGGTCATGCAGGAGCTGGGCCTGGCCTACCGCGTGGTGAAGCTGGCGGCCGGCGACATCGGCTTCTCCGCCGAGATGACCTACGACATCGAGGTGTGGCTGCCCGGGCAGGGCGCGTACCGGGAGATCGCGTCGGCGTCGGACTTCGGGTCGTTCCAGGCCCGGCGCGCGTCGATCCGGACGAAGGCCAAGGACGGCACCCGCGGCTTCGCGGCGACGCTGAACAGCTCCGGCCTGCCGATCGGCCGGACGCTCGTCGCGCTGCTCGAGCAGGGCCAGCAGCCCGACGGCAGCGTGACGATCCCGCCGGTGCTCGTCCCCTACTGCGGCTTCGACCGGTTGGTACCGGCCTGA
- a CDS encoding phospholipase D-like domain-containing protein, with amino-acid sequence MPGTTLDELTRRYLVPGTAQSPTFTEDTEWVPVIDGIDYFAQVSALLDRAGPGDSFFATGLQIESDMDLTGRAPGDEGYRPLTDLLAEKASAGVDVRILLTAAVFSGSVPGVKIGPFRANVFAALAFREHASLRGRVLLDWSGAGIGCHHQKMVVLHVGGELTAFVGGLDLSANRYDAEPHDRLSIGEERWGWHDGAVRLRGPAAARVWEVYRGRWLEAASLPSRDVWFPPARWEQMNPEPYLHDLPPAPDVPAYPSPGTSVQVLRSFRPWKIDQWFALYRRHWTVMPKHGVREVFHALAAAIRGAQHYIYLEDQYFYEAPGGRRAFRLYGLLRDAAARGVKVVLVCSGRKDPADGGVNKFRRRVTGDIQRGVIDQLDPADRGNVMMHRIEDLTVHTKLMLVDDVFAGVGSANFFSRSMRGTDSELSTVMVTTGDHVRELRVRLWAEHLRTPLTDELRPALEDIDLAIGIWHPHWLPPDSPAGSWRRPGYPAGFAPAERVLVPVGPWPEPSPRPLRRAADGAKKGAKAGVRKIQAGTNRSKPQ; translated from the coding sequence GTGCCCGGAACGACCTTGGACGAGCTGACCCGCCGGTATCTCGTGCCGGGGACCGCGCAGAGCCCCACCTTCACCGAGGACACCGAGTGGGTCCCCGTGATCGACGGGATCGACTACTTCGCACAGGTGTCCGCGCTGCTCGACCGCGCCGGGCCCGGGGACAGCTTCTTCGCGACCGGCCTGCAGATCGAGTCCGACATGGACCTCACCGGCCGTGCTCCCGGGGACGAGGGCTACCGGCCGTTGACCGACCTGCTCGCCGAGAAGGCGTCGGCGGGGGTGGACGTGCGGATCCTCCTCACCGCGGCGGTGTTCAGCGGGTCCGTGCCGGGAGTCAAGATCGGGCCGTTCCGGGCGAACGTGTTCGCCGCGCTCGCGTTCCGGGAGCACGCGTCGTTGCGCGGGCGGGTGCTGCTGGACTGGTCCGGCGCCGGGATCGGGTGCCACCACCAGAAGATGGTGGTGCTGCACGTCGGTGGCGAGCTGACCGCGTTCGTCGGCGGGCTGGACCTGTCGGCGAACCGCTACGACGCCGAGCCGCACGACCGCCTCTCGATCGGCGAGGAGCGCTGGGGTTGGCACGACGGCGCGGTGCGGCTGCGCGGTCCGGCCGCGGCCCGGGTGTGGGAGGTCTACCGCGGACGGTGGCTGGAGGCCGCGTCGCTGCCCTCGCGCGACGTGTGGTTCCCGCCGGCGCGCTGGGAACAGATGAACCCGGAGCCCTACCTGCATGACCTGCCGCCCGCGCCGGACGTCCCGGCGTACCCGTCCCCGGGGACCTCGGTGCAGGTGCTGCGCTCGTTCCGGCCCTGGAAGATCGACCAGTGGTTCGCCCTGTACCGGCGGCACTGGACGGTGATGCCCAAGCACGGCGTGCGTGAGGTCTTCCACGCGCTCGCGGCCGCGATCCGCGGCGCGCAGCACTACATCTACCTCGAGGACCAGTACTTCTACGAGGCGCCGGGCGGGCGCCGGGCGTTCCGGCTCTACGGCCTGCTGCGCGACGCCGCGGCGCGCGGGGTGAAGGTCGTCCTCGTCTGCTCCGGGCGCAAGGACCCGGCCGACGGCGGCGTCAACAAGTTCCGCCGCCGCGTCACCGGCGACATCCAGCGCGGCGTGATCGACCAGCTCGACCCGGCCGACCGGGGCAACGTGATGATGCACCGGATCGAGGACCTCACGGTGCACACCAAGCTGATGCTCGTCGACGACGTGTTCGCCGGCGTCGGGTCGGCGAACTTCTTCAGCCGGTCGATGCGCGGCACCGACTCCGAGCTGTCGACGGTCATGGTCACGACCGGCGACCACGTCCGTGAGCTTCGGGTCCGGCTGTGGGCGGAGCACCTGCGCACCCCGCTGACCGACGAGCTGCGCCCCGCGCTGGAGGACATCGACCTGGCGATCGGGATCTGGCACCCGCACTGGCTGCCCCCGGACTCGCCGGCCGGGAGCTGGCGCAGGCCGGGCTACCCGGCGGGGTTCGCCCCGGCCGAACGCGTGCTGGTGCCGGTCGGGCCGTGGCCCGAGCCCTCACCCCGCCCGCTGCGCCGCGCCGCGGACGGTGCGAAGAAGGGGGCGAAGGCCGGGGTGAGGAAGATTCAGGCCGGTACCAACCGGTCGAAGCCGCAGTAG